Below is a window of Flavobacterium sp. CFS9 DNA.
TAGATGAGATGAATGGAATCTTTGGATTTGCAATTTATGATGTAGAGAAAGATGAGTATTTTATAGCTCGTGATCACATGGGGATTATTCCACTGTACATTGGCTGGGATCAACACGGAACATTCTATGTTGCTTCGGAATTAAAAGCTCTTGAAGGATACTGTACAAAAATTCAGTTGTTTCCTCCGGGACATTATATGACTAGTAAAGATGGCGAATTTGTACAATGGTACAAAAGAGACTGGACAGAATATGAAGCTGTAAAAGATAATGAAACCAGTATTCCTGAAATCAAAAAAGCACTTGAAGCAGCAGTTCACAGACAATTAATGAGTGATGTTCCTTACGGGGTTTTGCTTTCTGGAGGTTTAGACTCGTCTATTACTTCGGCTGTAGCCAAAAAATTTGCACAAAAACGTATCGAGTCAGATGATACCACAGATGCTTGGTACCCACAATTGCACTCTTTTTCAGTTGGTTTAGAAGGATCACCTGATTTAGCAGCAGCGCAGGTTGTAGCAAAACACATCGGAACCATTCACCATGAAATTAAATTTACCATTCAGGAAGGACTGGACGCCGTTCGTGACGTGATTTATAACTTGGAAACTTATGATGTAACAACTGTTAGAGCCTCGACACCAATGTGGTTAATGGCAAGAGTGATCAAGTCAATGGGAATCAAAATGGTATTGTCAGGAGAAGGTGCAGACGAGCTGTTCGGAGGGTATTTGTATTTCCATAAAGCACCAAATGCGAGAGAATTCCACGAAGAAAACGTTCGTAAATTAGGTAAATTACACATGTACGACTGTTTACGTGCCAATAAGAGCTTAGCAGCCTGGGGAATTGAAGGACGTGTTCCGTTTTTGGATAAAGAATTTATGGATGTTGCCATGAGAATTAACCCACAGGATAAAATGATCAACAAAGAGCATCCAATGGAAAAATGGGTAGTTCGTAAAGCATTTGAAGACATGCTGCCTGAAAGTGTTGCCTGGAGACAAAAAGAACAATTTTCAGACGGTGTTGGATACAGCTGGATTGACACTTTGAAAGAAGTGGTAGCCCAGGAAGTTTCAGACGAACAATTGGCGAATGCAAAATATAAATTCCCATTGCAGACACCGACGTCTAAAGAAGAATATTATTATCGTTCCATTTTTGCAGAACATTTTCCAAGTGACGCCGCTGCATTATGCGTACCTCAGGAAGCTAGTGTCGCTTGTAGTACAAAAATTGCGTTAGAATGGGATGAGGCTTTCAAAAACATGAATGATCCTTCAGGAAGAGCTGTAGCGAGTGTCCATGATGATGCATACGCGAAAGCATAAAAAAGTATTTTTAGAATTAGTATATATATTTCCGAAAGACGTTCTCAGTACTGGGAACGTTTTTCTTGTCTTAGAATGTTAAATTGTATTATTTCAGTTAGTTAAAAGTTTTTTCAGGCAATGATCTGATTTTACTTTTTTATATTTGACATTTGCTGAAATAAAAATGATAAGAACTGAAAATGTAGCTGAATAAGTACATAAAATTCAGAAATAATATTTAGCTTAGCCAAACATTAGAAAAATATTAAATGTTGGATTAACGTATTTAATATTGAAAAATAAAGAGAATAATAAAAAATAAAGAACAGTATGTCCGGATTATTAGCTGTTATAGGTAAAGGTAAAGACCCACAACTCGTAAAAGAGCTTTCTGCAAGAATGTCGCATCGTGGTCCTGATGAAAGTGATTTGCATATTATGGAAAATGGCAGTATCATGTGCCATGAAAGTTTGTCGATTATTGATTTAAAATCAGGTAAGCAGCCTATTCAGGGAACTAATAAGGCCTGGATGGTGCATGACGGAGAGATTTACAATTATCAGGAACTAAAAGATACAGTTTTAAAAGAACATACCTTCCGAACAAAATCAGATTCAGAAGTTATCGTGCATCTGTACGAAGAATTTGGACATAAGTTTTGTCATATGCTGGATGGAGACTTTGCTTTTGTAATTGTGGATGGAGATAATTATATAGCAGCCAGAGATGCAGTTGGTGTAAAACCGTTGTATTATGGACTAGATGAGAGAGGGAGAATTTACTTTTCGTCAGAAATGAAATCTATTTCAGATCAGTGTAAATCTTTTTCAACTTTTCCTCCGGGGCATTACTATACAGGTAAAACCGGTTTTGTAAAATATTACAATCCTGAGTATGAAGACCACGCCAAAGCCAATCAAAAATTAGATTTAGATTTAATTCGTAATACTTTAATTGAAGCAACCCGTAAACGTTTAATGAGCGAAGTTCCTGTGGGGGTATTGCTCTCAGGAGGACTAGATTCTTCATTAACGTCAGCAATTGCTGCTCGATTATTGAAAGAGAGCGGAGAAAAACTGCATTCGTTTTCGATCGGATTAGATGCCGATGCACCTGATAATAAAGCGGCAAGAGCTGCGGCAGCATTTTTAGGGACAGAGCATCACGAAATCTATTTTACAGTAGAAGAAGGGATCGAAGTTTTAGAAAAAGTAATCTACCATATCGAAACTTACGATATTATCTCGGTACGATCAGGAGTGCCATTGTATTTGTTGTCAAAGGTAATTGCTGATAAAGGAATAAAAGTAATTCTTTCCGGTGAAGGTGCCGATGAGGTTTTTGGGGGACATTTGTATTTTAGAAATGCACCATCAGCAGAGGAATTTCAAGATGAAACGATCGAAAGAGTGCAAAAATTGTTTACCGCCGATTTACTGCGTGCCGATAAAATACCAATGGCGCATGGATTAGAAGCAAGGATTCCATTTTTGGACAAAGAGTTTTTAGAAGCGTCAATCCGAATTAAAACCATAGAAAAGCAGCCCAAAACATACGATGGAATTGAAAAATACATTTTAAGAAAAGCGTTTGATACACCGGAAGATCCTTATTTGCCGGAGGAAGTTTTATGGAGACAGAAAGAGCAGTTTTCGGATGGAGTGGGATACAACTGGGTAGATGAATTGATTGAATTCTGCGCCGGACAGGTTTCAGACGAACAGCTTGCAGGAGCAAGTACTGAATTTCCATACAATTCACCGACAACCAAGGAAGCTTATCTGTACAGATCAATTTTTCATAAGTTCTATCCGGAAGTTAGTTCAGCACAAACCGTTAGAAAATGGATACCGAAATGGCAGGAAAATCAGGATCCAAGCGGGAGAGCTAATGCAGCGCACGTCAAAGCAGGGGTTGAGGCTTCGAAAGCAGGAATCATTGCTTAAAATATAAGGAGCGTTGCTTCTTGATAGAGGGAACAGGATTATAATTGAAAATAAGTTAAAAAAAATCCGGAAAGACATGTCAAATGTAGTTCCGGATTTTTTTATGATTTAAAAGAAGAAAAACTTTT
It encodes the following:
- the asnB gene encoding asparagine synthase B, with amino-acid sequence MCGIVCAFDLKQKAETLRPQVLEMSKIIRHRGPDWSGIYSNDKAILSHERLAIVDPASGKQPLFTEDKKLVLAANGEIYNHRELRKQFQGKYNFQTESDCEVILALYREKGPHFVDEMNGIFGFAIYDVEKDEYFIARDHMGIIPLYIGWDQHGTFYVASELKALEGYCTKIQLFPPGHYMTSKDGEFVQWYKRDWTEYEAVKDNETSIPEIKKALEAAVHRQLMSDVPYGVLLSGGLDSSITSAVAKKFAQKRIESDDTTDAWYPQLHSFSVGLEGSPDLAAAQVVAKHIGTIHHEIKFTIQEGLDAVRDVIYNLETYDVTTVRASTPMWLMARVIKSMGIKMVLSGEGADELFGGYLYFHKAPNAREFHEENVRKLGKLHMYDCLRANKSLAAWGIEGRVPFLDKEFMDVAMRINPQDKMINKEHPMEKWVVRKAFEDMLPESVAWRQKEQFSDGVGYSWIDTLKEVVAQEVSDEQLANAKYKFPLQTPTSKEEYYYRSIFAEHFPSDAAALCVPQEASVACSTKIALEWDEAFKNMNDPSGRAVASVHDDAYAKA
- the asnB gene encoding asparagine synthase B, which codes for MSGLLAVIGKGKDPQLVKELSARMSHRGPDESDLHIMENGSIMCHESLSIIDLKSGKQPIQGTNKAWMVHDGEIYNYQELKDTVLKEHTFRTKSDSEVIVHLYEEFGHKFCHMLDGDFAFVIVDGDNYIAARDAVGVKPLYYGLDERGRIYFSSEMKSISDQCKSFSTFPPGHYYTGKTGFVKYYNPEYEDHAKANQKLDLDLIRNTLIEATRKRLMSEVPVGVLLSGGLDSSLTSAIAARLLKESGEKLHSFSIGLDADAPDNKAARAAAAFLGTEHHEIYFTVEEGIEVLEKVIYHIETYDIISVRSGVPLYLLSKVIADKGIKVILSGEGADEVFGGHLYFRNAPSAEEFQDETIERVQKLFTADLLRADKIPMAHGLEARIPFLDKEFLEASIRIKTIEKQPKTYDGIEKYILRKAFDTPEDPYLPEEVLWRQKEQFSDGVGYNWVDELIEFCAGQVSDEQLAGASTEFPYNSPTTKEAYLYRSIFHKFYPEVSSAQTVRKWIPKWQENQDPSGRANAAHVKAGVEASKAGIIA